One genomic segment of Rubripirellula amarantea includes these proteins:
- a CDS encoding membrane or secreted protein translates to MSRLAKFSIGLGLCVALLFAASEFLRWPTTTVSDIELLRETEQFTLVRHDGQSGRMYKSFVDDFSEPQFLSWFGEDRWTTIDTLSPSSPSLEEYVSLRNKIFRGESDFLDNRIEAGDGVAKFTAVAPTPQMVTSKSMLENNRLWFVKGDHLWYRGKYLLKKGVPFTIADFQERGRYNSPGPRITIWDKKYLGYELKSGWKPKRRQTEFEIPIDTWFVLTVHLLLDESDGLVEIWQDDDLVLSENVATLAASDSLLNALEVGITATDEAAEVWVDEVAISHARLR, encoded by the coding sequence ATGAGCCGACTTGCCAAGTTCAGTATCGGATTAGGATTGTGCGTAGCGTTACTCTTTGCCGCGTCCGAGTTCTTGAGGTGGCCTACCACGACGGTGAGCGATATCGAATTGCTACGAGAAACCGAGCAGTTCACCTTGGTCCGTCATGACGGGCAGTCCGGACGAATGTACAAATCGTTCGTTGATGATTTTTCAGAACCTCAGTTCTTAAGCTGGTTTGGCGAAGACCGGTGGACCACCATCGATACACTTTCACCTTCGTCACCATCGTTAGAAGAATATGTTTCGCTTCGGAACAAGATCTTTCGCGGCGAAAGCGACTTCCTCGACAATCGAATCGAAGCCGGGGACGGCGTTGCCAAATTCACTGCGGTTGCCCCGACGCCACAAATGGTGACGTCGAAATCAATGTTAGAAAACAATCGACTCTGGTTCGTGAAGGGGGACCACCTTTGGTACCGGGGTAAGTACCTGCTGAAGAAAGGTGTGCCGTTCACGATTGCGGACTTCCAGGAACGGGGACGTTACAACAGTCCCGGTCCACGGATCACGATCTGGGACAAGAAGTACCTCGGGTACGAACTGAAGTCGGGATGGAAGCCAAAGCGACGTCAGACAGAGTTTGAGATACCGATCGACACTTGGTTTGTCTTGACCGTTCATTTGCTGCTCGATGAAAGCGATGGTCTCGTTGAAATCTGGCAGGATGATGACTTAGTCCTTAGCGAAAACGTTGCGACATTGGCCGCATCGGATTCGCTTCTCAACGCTCTTGAAGTTGGAATCACTGCGACGGATGAAGCCGCTGAAGTCTGGGTGGATGAGGTTGCGATTTCGCACGCTCGCCTTCGTTAG